Genomic DNA from Corallococcus silvisoli:
ATGACCAGTCGCCCGCCGGGTGCCAGCACGCGGAGGGCCTCGCGGGCCGCGGCGGCCCGGTCGAACCAATGCCAGCACGTCCCAGCGGTCACGAGCCCGAAGGCGCTGGAGGGCAACCCCGTCTCCTCCGCGGGCGCCACCCGGAAGTCGATGGACAGCCCCTCCTCGGTGGCGAGCCGCCGGGCGGACTCCAGCATGGGCGCGGAGACATCGAGCGCGGTGACATGGCCCCCGCGCTTCGCCAGGCCCCGGGCGAGCGTGCCCGTGCCCGCGCCCAGGTCGAGGACCTGCTGGCCGGAATGGAAGACGCCCTCGCGAAGCAGCCGCTCGAAGAAGGCGTCCGGGAAGCCCGCGCGGTGCCGGGCGTAGTCCTCCGACGTGCGTCCAAAGTCCACGTGCATGGAATGTCCTCCGTGTTCGACCCTCCCCGCCCTGGAGCAAAGACACGTCGACAGCGGATCCGGCCTGCGTCGACACTCCGCAGCCAGGAGGTGGGTGGAGCATGGATAGACGCCGGGGTGGACGCTCTCAATCTCGATTCGACCATCGACCTGAGCGGGAAGAAGCCCTGGTCTCGGCGAGCGAGGCTGCGGCGCTGCTCGGGGTGAAGCGCACGACGCTGTACACGTACGTCAGCCGCGGCTGGGTGAGGTGCGTGCCGGTGCGGGGGACGAAGGAGAATCGCTACGCGCGCGCGGACCTGGAGCGGCTGAAGGCACGCCATGACGCCAGGGCGGGACACGCGGCGGTGGCGGCGGGGGCGCTGCGGTGGGGAGAGCCGGTCATCGACTCCGCCGTGTCGCGCGTGGAGGCGCGGGGGCTGGCGTACCGGGGACGCCAGCCCGCGGTGGCGCTGGCCACCGAGGGCCGGTCCTTCGAGGACGTGGCGGAGCTGCTGTGGTCGGGCGTTTTGCCGGAGCCCCGGGGAACGGCGTGGCGCGCGCCGCGCATGCCCTTCGCCCCCTCCGCGCTGGCGGCGCTGCTGCCCCGAGGGACACCACCTGCGGAGGTGCTGTCGACGCTGGTGTCGCTCCTGGGCGCACGGGATGCGCTGCGCGTCGCGGCGCCGCGTGAACAAGAGCTGGCGCGGGCCCGGGGGCTGCTGCGGCACCTGGCGGCGTGGGTGTGCGTGGCGCGAGCCCCCGGACGGGTGACGCGCGCGCTCCAGGAGAAGACGGTGGCGGACTCCCTGGCACGCGCGTGGGCCGCCAGGTCGCCCCGCGCGCCCGCGTTGCTGAACCAGGCGCTGGTGCTCTGCGCGGACCACGAGCTGAACGTGTCGACGTTCGCGGCGAGGGTGACGGCCTCCTCTGGCGCGGACCTGTACGCGTGCATTGGCGCCGCGATGGCGGCGCTCTCAGGACCGAAGCACGGCGGCGCGTGTGACCGCGTGGAGGCGCTCCTCGCGGAGGTCCAAAGGCCCGCGCGGGCGAAGGAGGTGGTCGCCGAGTATCTGCGCCAGGGCGGGTCCGTGCCGGGCTTCGGACACCGGCTGTATCCCGGAGGGGATCCACGCACGCCCCCGCTCATCCAGGCCGCGCGGGAAGTCCG
This window encodes:
- a CDS encoding class I SAM-dependent methyltransferase, which codes for MHVDFGRTSEDYARHRAGFPDAFFERLLREGVFHSGQQVLDLGAGTGTLARGLAKRGGHVTALDVSAPMLESARRLATEEGLSIDFRVAPAEETGLPSSAFGLVTAGTCWHWFDRAAAAREALRVLAPGGRLVIAHFDWLPLPGNVVEVVHTLIDTFNPSQVAPYVSFGNDAGVYPRWFIDVATAGFTGLESFTFDTVVHYSHEAWMGRVRASAKVGPVLSSDEAARFDVAHAKLLADRFPRAPLAVPHRVFALLATR
- a CDS encoding citrate synthase family protein translates to MDRRRGGRSQSRFDHRPEREEALVSASEAAALLGVKRTTLYTYVSRGWVRCVPVRGTKENRYARADLERLKARHDARAGHAAVAAGALRWGEPVIDSAVSRVEARGLAYRGRQPAVALATEGRSFEDVAELLWSGVLPEPRGTAWRAPRMPFAPSALAALLPRGTPPAEVLSTLVSLLGARDALRVAAPREQELARARGLLRHLAAWVCVARAPGRVTRALQEKTVADSLARAWAARSPRAPALLNQALVLCADHELNVSTFAARVTASSGADLYACIGAAMAALSGPKHGGACDRVEALLAEVQRPARAKEVVAEYLRQGGSVPGFGHRLYPGGDPRTPPLIQAAREVRPEAPGVRVAHAVVEVMREAGHPAPSMEVGLVMLAEALGLPKGAASTVFAVGRSAGWVAHVLEQREQGHLLRPRARYVGPPASDAATAD